The genomic DNA atttccttctttcctgtAGAGAGAAGGCGTTCTCGCTCGACTTCACGGGAGCGTGAGCGAAGGCGAAGGGATAGAGATCGCTCTCGTTCTCGAGATCGCGACCGAGACCGACGGCGAAGTCGCTCACGATCTCCTCACAGGAGGCGTTCAAGGTGAGGAAGCAGTTTTTTGGGACAGTGGGTACTATAGCACTCTGCCATCGTGCCTGATTTACTAGAAAgtggttgtttttttatgtttataaGTATGATAAACATGATATATATTGGAACTGATACTCTTTGCCCTTTGAGAACAAGTTCATTCATTTGCAACCTAAAGGGACTTAAACAAACCATGAATAATATAATCACTCTAAGTGGCAGAATTGCCTGCGTTCAGTGGTCGTGGCAACCCATCCTGCAGCCATCTTTGTGTTCCTTCTGCAGGTCACCCAGACGCCATcgctcttcctctgtctctcctagTCGACAAAAAGACAGACGTGAAGATGAACGCAAAGAAGCTAAGGATAAGACTGCAAAGCCCATTCAGATCTCAGGTATGCATCATATGAATAatatttgtctgtttgctctATTCTCATAAATTAATGAGGAAATTTTGTttgattcttcttctgtcattttcaaGCGCAGTATTTATGTTTAAGCCAAAATTCAATACCATCATTTTTTTGACAGCGGAAGACATGCAAggcaaaacagaggaagaaattGA from Chaetodon trifascialis isolate fChaTrf1 chromosome 6, fChaTrf1.hap1, whole genome shotgun sequence includes the following:
- the snrnp27 gene encoding U4/U6.U5 small nuclear ribonucleoprotein 27 kDa protein, giving the protein MGRSRSRTPPRRERRRSRSTSRERERRRRDRDRSRSRDRDRDRRRSRSRSPHRRRSRSPRRHRSSSVSPSRQKDRREDERKEAKDKTAKPIQISAEDMQGKTEEEIEMMKVMGFGSFDTTKGRKSDGSANAHAVNVTMKRKYRQYMNRKGGFNRPLDFIA